In one Fusarium keratoplasticum isolate Fu6.1 chromosome 5, whole genome shotgun sequence genomic region, the following are encoded:
- a CDS encoding Protein kinase domain-containing protein: MSPEQPPMAQPKLSISTSDPVIARKLVDEEMEQLRGPKSASECLGLPGDYPTGLNRSRSLSNRSDLSSRIDDYGRRFREDNTSGSLEKGLQQLSLLGVGTEGSLGGPETYRPDEVQIQSLADDLTTAAVPHYRDRTKDWIPLGELRRLCSPPVVYEELRGRVDKSHLQKYTDYVCGQTDDDFNAERSSHILFAILVLTGRLDLLGGFYEAKICDRDFPFIRGDDGVLRPLKRDSRGKETRHFPSTEKSFISQFYREQWHINVPIISMTRDKQPAEYELHAETIMPWTSRRHINEKGGHADVYEVEIHPDHHRFIGHEVFALKVLHSPDQDEFERELYALRKTPPGDHVIELFATFQCGSELSFLFPWAEGGSLGDLMKKHPSELFASPTNASPLLIQWIAKQCAGIAEGLRGIHNVKPAVRRKGDKPNQDWKDNYGIHRDIKPANILRFTDKKLDGDLGKLKLADFGLTKFHTLASRSLQPGKGKMSPSYAAPEQMKEGPGVSRKADIWALGCVFLMLLTWAIRGPGALRRFQCVRMNEGDMGHASRFWNTDSFFINVTQQFGHSVSSGFLLKRAVALRVKYNKRAISRVDGEANYLTEFLDFILHHMLVIDKTQRAGSDEVCEFLHNKMQKYNKDGYNVTLPSLDRPKNVDEPECACNHEDNEYHCQYQNGSTPLVAV; the protein is encoded by the exons ATGTCTCCTGAACAGCCCCCTATGGCGCAGCCAAAGCTCAGCATCTCTACATCAGACCCAGTCATCGCTCGcaagctcgtcgacgaggagatggagcagCTCAGAGGGCCTAAAAGTGCTTCTGAATGTCTTGGGCTCCCCGGTGACTATCCAACCGGACTGAATCggtcaaggtctttgtcTAATAGATCTGACCTATCCAGCCGCATCGACGACTATGGTCGTAGATTTAGAGAAGACAACACGTCAGGATCGCTCGAGAAGGGTCTCCAGCAACTGTCTCTCCTCGGGGTAGGGACTGAAGGCTCTTTGGGCGGCCCAGAGACCTATAGACCTGATGAGGTTCAAATTCAGTCCTTGGCTGATGATCTCACCACTGCCGCGGTGCCACATTATCGCGATAGAACCAAGGACTGGATACCACTGGGTGAGCTACGGCGGCTCTGTAGCCCCCCGGTTGTTTATGAGGAACTGAGGGGAAGGGTTGATAAATCTCATCTGCAGAAGTACACCGACTACGTGTGTGGTCAGACTGACGATGACTTCAACGCTGAACGTTCGTCACATATACTGTTCGCAATTCTTGTGCTGACTGGACGATTGGATCTACTAGGTGGATTTTACGAGGCCAAGATCTGTGACAGGGACTTTCCCTTCATCCGGGGGGATGATGGTGTGCTTCGACCACTCAAGAGGGACTCGCGGGGCAAGGAGACACGCCATTTCCCTTCAACTGAGAAGAGCTTCATCTCTCAGTTCTACCGGGAGCAGTGGCACATCAATGTCCCCATCATATCTATGACTCGTGACAAGCAACCTGCTGAGTACGAGCTTCATGCTGAGACCATCATGCCATGGACGTCTCGTCGCCATATCAACGAAAAGGGCGGCCATGCTGATGTATACGAGGTCGAAATCCATCCGGATCATCATCGCTTC ATCGGACATGAGGTGTTTGCTCTCAAGGTGCTTCACTCTCCCGACCAGGACGAGTTTGAGCGAGAGCTATACGCTCTCAGAAAGACCCCGCCTGGGGATCATGTGATCGAGTTGTTTGCTACCTTCCAGTGTGGCAGTGAACTCTCGTTCCTCTTCCCATGGGCAGAAGGGGGTAGCCTAGGCGACCTCATGAAGAAGCACCCCTCCGAGCTCTTTGCCTCGCCGACCAATGCCTCGCCTCTCCTCATCCAGTGGATTGCAAAACAATGCGCTGGGATCGCCGAGGGTCTCCGCGGGATTCACAACGTCAAGCCGGCGGTGCGGCGCAAGGGCGACAAGCCCAACCAAGATTGGAAGGACAACTACGGCATCCACAGGGATATCAAACCCGCAAACATTCTTCGATTTACCGACAAGAAACTGGACGGCGATTTAGGCAAGCTCAAACTAGCCGACTTTGGCCTGACCAAGTTCCACAcgctggcctcgaggtcgCTACAGCCTGGGAAAGGGAAAATGTCTCCAAGTTATGCTGCACCTGAGCAGATGAAAGAGGGACCCGGCGTTTCCAGAAAAGCAGACATATGGGCTCTGGGCTGCGTCTtcttgatgctcttgacCTGGGCCATCCGAGGACCAGGAGCGCTGAGGAGATTCCAATGCGTTCGCATGAACGAAGGAGACATGGGTCACGCGAGTCGCTTTTGGAACACGGACTCGTTTTTCATAAATGTCACCCAGCAATTTGGCCATTCGGTTTCTAGTGGCTTCCTTCTGAAGCGAGCGGTTGCACTT CGTgttaaatataataagaggGCAATCTCTAGAGTAGATGGCGAAGCCAACTACCTGACCGAGTTCCTCGACTTTATTCTCCATCACATGTTGGTCATTGACAAGACGCAGCGTGCCGGATCCGACGAGGTCTGCGAGTTTCTTCACAACAAGATGCAAAAGTACAACAAGGACGGCTATAATGTCACTCTCCCTTCCTTGGACAGGCCAAAAAATGTGGACGAGCCCGAATGCGCTTGTAACCACGAGGATAATGAGTATCACTGCCAGTACCAGAATGGCTCAACCCCTCTGGTTGCTGTTTAG
- a CDS encoding Dihydrolipoyllysine-residue succinyltransferase translates to MASAIRFKAVAGLAGLSRTIPRAHANAFLCHRGAIDTQRRLFGFSRVLNGELIVKVPPMAESLNEGTLASLTKKVGETIEADEELASIETDKIDISVPAPETAVIAEYFAAEGDTVVVGQDLARIVTGGEASAPKSEGEGEAQQPPKEEPKQETKPSEPAKAEENHSKEQTPPHEPPRAAKKPAESKPAPKSEPAAPASAFTGGPARTERVEKMSRMRRTIASRLKQSQNTCASLTTIQEVDMTNLMAWRAKYKEEVAEKYGVRLGYMGAFTKATTLAALEIPQINAAIDTDKEITTWRDYVDISIAVSAPKGLVTPVLRNTHTLSIVELERDVAALAKKARDGKLTMEDLEGGNYSISNPGIFGSMFGTPVINYPQSAVFNMNGIQQRVMAINGQAEIRPMMYISLTYDHRLIDGREAVSFLNIVKQYIEDPSRMLLA, encoded by the exons ATGGCTTCCGCTATACGATTCAAGGCCGTCGCTGGCCTCGCCGGCCTCTCGCGCACAATCCCTCGAGCCCACGCCAATGCCTTCCTCTGCCATCGCGGCGCAATCGACACCCAGCGTCgtctctttggcttctcgaGAGTTCTCAATGGTGAACTCATAGTCAAGGTGCCCCCAATGGCCGAGTCCCTTAACGAGGGCACATTAGCCAGCTTGACCAAGAAGGTCGGCGAGACCATTgaagccgacgaggagcttgccaGCATCGAGACTGACAAGATCGACATTTCCGTTCCCGCCCCCGAGACTGCCGTCATCGCCGAATACTTTGCTGCCGAGGGAGATACTGTTGTAGTTGGTCAAGATCTTGCGCGCATCGTGACGGGCGGCGAGGCCAGTGCTCCCAAgagcgagggagagggagaggctCAACAACCACCCAAGGAGGAGCCCAAGCAAGAGACGAAGCCTTCAGAGcctgccaaggctgaggagaatCATAGCAAGGAGCAGACACCTCCCCATGAGCCTCCCAGAGCCGCGAAGAAGCCTGCCGAGTCGAAGCCTGCGCCCAAGTCCGAGCCTGCCGCTCCTGCGAGCGCATTCACCGGAGGTCCCGCAAGAACCGAGCGAGTT GAGAAAATGAGCCGTATGCGAAGGACCATTGCGAGCCGTCTCAAGCAATCCCAAAACACCTGCGCctccctcaccaccatccaAGAAGTCGACATGACTAACCTCATGGCCTGGCGAGCCAAGTACAAGGAGGAAGTTGCCGAGAAGTATGGCGTGCGCCTGGGTTACATGGGTGCCTTCACCAAGGCCACGACTCTGGCTGCTCTGGAGATTCCTCAGATCAACGCTGCCATTGATACGGACAAGGAGATCACCACGTGGCGAGACTATGTCGATATCAGCATTGCTGTGTCGGCACCCAAGGGTCTTGTGACGCCTGTGCTGAGGAACACGCATACGCTGAGCATTGTTGAGCTGGAGCGCGATGTTGCTGCTCTAGCCAAGAAG GCCCGCGATGGAAAGCTCACTATGGAGGATCTCGAAGGCGGCAACTACTCCATCAGCAACCCCGGCATCTTTGGCTCCATGTTTGGAACCCCCGTCATCAACTACCCCCAGTCCGCCGTCTTCAACATGAACGGTATCCAACAACGCGTCATGGCTATTAATGGCCAGGCCGAAATTCGACCT ATGATGTACATCAGCTTGACCTATGATCACCGTCTCATTGATGGTCGGGAGGCTGTCAGCTTCCTCAACATTGTCAAGCAGTATATCGAGGATCCCTCTCGAATGCTTCTTGCGTAA